attgaAGTAAAATACACCCAGACGTCCCAAAATATATACCCAAGGATTCCTGATCTACACCCGAACATCTCAAACTCAActaaaataacaagaaaagtcataaactgtaaatacacccaaacttttctaaaatacacccaaaaactTCTTATCTACACCTGAGCATCTGCTATAAAATGCAGAGAATTAATCAAAAGTAATACATTATATTCAATCCACAGATTATGTTCACGCATTATTTTCACAGTCAATGTTCACGAATTATTCAGCTAGACAATCATAGATGAATAACTGCATCAAATTCAGATTAATCATAATTAACTGAATCTAATTCAAACATCAAGAACTTcgttcaattaaaattcaaaatctacTTCGCCCTGGTTCAGCTGACAATCAGAGGTTGAATCATCCATTATCTTTAAAACAAgttcaaactttaattttagaaaccatgaaaatcgaaaaaaaacgaAGTTAGAGTTACAGAGAGAGAAAACTCACGTCAATGACGAAGAACAAACCAGTGATACACGCAGGTAAAACAACGATCGAAAACGCAAAGAGAGAACGCAAAAAGGAGAACGAAGAAATTTGGCAAGAGATTCGAAGAAAGAAATCGGAATCTTTTGAAATTTGGAAGTTATATATTCACGCGTTAATTGATTATATTTGATTTAATATTCTGTTATATAGCGCGTGAAACGTATTGTAAAGTTTGTATGTTTATAACAGTTTTATGTAGAGGCTATTcctaaataaattattttaataataatgattaatgaaaaaaaaaacctttgGCGAGAAAAAGAGAATCCTTTGTCCTAACTACCTAACGAGCAACGTGAAAGAAAGGCACGGTGGTGCAACCCAAACGCATAAGCTGAGAGCTAAGTTGCTTGCTTGTTGTTGTTGGCGTATGAGAAAGTTAGGTGGGTGGGTGATGAAGGCTAAGAAATAAATATGCATGTTATGCTCATTGAATAGACGGTATGATACTATGATCAgcttgattttgtaattttgttaGGGGACAAATATGTACAAATATGTAGTGTTTCCTATCCTTCACTCATGACTTAGAAGTTTGTACACAtgcagttttatttttatttaaaatagaatttcCAGTGCAACTATATATGACCCTTAAATTAGCTTGCATGCTGCAACCTCCTCTAATGCCATCTCCCGCTCTATCACAACAGGTGCACCGGAATTTCATGCACATCAACTTTTCGTTCAACTTATGATGAAccaataattattatttgtctCCCTCTACGTATcaagaaagataaataaaacagtaaaaaaaaaaggaagaagaaattaCAGGTGACAGTTAAAGACTTAAAGCTACATTACCTGTGACTGTTAACAACAATCAATACATGTATATTAAATGACAACCATTTTGGGAGTGTTATACTGAAAAGCTAAATAACTGAGATATGGAACTAGCAAAGGCAACCATAGCAGCTTGTCAATTCCACCAACACCACCACTACCAGAACAGCAAGTGCATCAAGATCTTTTGGGGCTTGACGATTCTCCTCCTACTAACTCTATCCAATCAGTCAGCTGCATCAGATGCCAACATCGTCAAGAGCTTACCAGGCTTCCCCGGGGAGCTACCTTTCCTACTCGAGACAGGGTCAGTGACTCAGTGCGGCCCTCCACTAatcaattatttaatattaGCCCTAACAATAAATATTTGAGTTGAATTTAATTACGGATCAGGTACATAGGCGTAGGGGAAGTAGATGAGGTTGAGCTATTTTATTACTTCATAGAGTCAGAGGGGGAGCCAGAAGATGATCCACTCGTGCTTTGGCTCACAGGAGGCCCTGGTTGCTCAGCCCTCTATGGTCTCATGTATGAGACTGGTATATATGCTTGCTCCTCTATGTACTCTGCATCTCTGAATCCTCATATTTGCTCTTGCATTTCCATATGCATGCAACCAATATAGTCCCCTGTTTTTGTTTACAGGTCCATTATCTTTCGATTACGGAAGGTCTAGTGGGGGAAACAAACCAGTTTTAACTTTGAACGATTACTCATGGACTAAGGTACAAGATTCCTCTATGCAAGGATGagtttaatattttatctttcCTGATGTATTTTCTAATTAGGTTGCCAACATTATCTTCTTGGATGCGCCCGTTGGCACGGGATTTTCATATGCCAAAACTTCATCTGGATACAGCACGAGTGACACAAAGTCAGCTGCAGACATTTATATGTTTCTGAGAAAGGTGAATCTACGAATCTTTGCTTCCACCAGATATACATATAATCAGTTAATGTATGTATGTTTAGCCTACTTACAATCTAACTAGTAATGATGATGCAGTGGCTTGTGGCTCACCCTAGGTTTCGTGCAAATCCTCTCTACATTGCTGGTGATTCTTATAGCGGAATCACGGTTCCAGTCCTTGTTAAAGAAATCTCTGATGGTAAATCTCTGATTCTTAATGCACTCACTTTGCTGTTTGAATttcaacttttcttttctcctcttttctctttgatgttataggtaACAAAGCTGGAACATTGCCACCCATCAGTCTCAGAGTATACTATATATACTGCTTCCTTATCCAATTTCTTCTAGTATTTTTGTGTTATTTACTCTGCTGCAAATTAAATGGTAAAATGGCTTGTGAATTTTGATGCTCATTCAGGGTTACATTCTAGGAAACCCATTAACTGATATCGGATATGATATAAACTCGAGGGTTAAGTTTTCCCACAGAGTTGGACTTCTATCTGATGAACTCTATCTGGtagcttttctttctttttattttatttataaggAACCCTTGTTAATTCGCTTCCAAGTTTTACATGCGTTAGCTCTTCATTCATGGTAAGTACAAGTATATATTTTGAAGGCACTGGAGCTTTCTTGTAAAGGAGAGTATGTTCGCCCAAATAAAAGTGAAGGTGCATGCATCAGCAATCTTGAGATAATGGATCTGGTGAGATAAACGATTCTGATTAAATTTCAAAtaagaatgaaaacaaaaacGTAGAGCATTATTGATATATTCACATTTATTTGTAGTGCTTGAAAGACATATTCACTCCGATGATATTGGAGAGAAAGTGTAGCCCGTTCTCATCAGCAAAGCCGAACAACATTCTTAAGTGGGGTTCAACCACAACCCCATCTTCAGATACACTTCTTTTAGAACTTCGACGCAGCAGGGTAAGTAATTACAGaaacaaaaatactatttgtacaccaaaatcagccACTAGAATCAGCcactaatatatttgtgtataaatacatgtgtggtttaatttattttcaatatgtatttgtattccaacatgtattttatactggtaGCTGACTTTGGTGGCTAATTTTGATGTACATGTAACATTACTCTTATAGAAAACAAGCATCGAATCAGCTACCTACCACACATTTGAAATGCCTTTGCTTTTGTTAAATTTCGTCAACTACATACTTGTTTTCGGTAGGACTATGACTACTTGTTAGTAAACATCTGGGCTAATGATGGAGAAGTTCAAGAAGCTCTGCATGTTAGAAACGTAAGTAAATGAATTGAAACGAAACATCCATAAAAATTAACATATTTTTATCTAACATATAATGAAATTTAATTAATCAGGGAACTATAAAAACGTGGGAGATGTGTAGTAAAAACTTAGCTTATGTGCATGACATAACAAGTAGTGTTGAATATCACCTTAACTTTACCAGCGAAGACCTTAGAGCCATCATTTACAGGTATCATTATCTTCTCTATCTTGTATATTGGTAATTTAGCTTATTTTTTATTTCGGGCAACAGTATGACATACGTGAAACATGATTGCATTATGGCACAGCGGAGATCATGATCTGATTGTTCCATATGTGGGCACTGAGGAATGGATACAATCTCTGAATTTGACTGTTTCTTCCGATGATGTGTGGAGGCCATGGTTTCAGGATGGACAAGTTGCAGGGTCTGCTGTTTATTATGCTTCCGCCTTAATTGATTTCTCAAGGACAATATATAGGATTCAATTCATCAATTGTGATATTTGTGTTGCCTTGCAGTTACACGGAGATATACACAAAGAATAAGTACGTGATGACATTTGCTACTGTGAAGGCAAGAAATAGTCCACCACACTGTCCCCTAATACATGTAAATAAATATTGCGATAGTATTTGGTTTGAGTGAAGTGTGATTGAATTGTGTAGGGAGGAGGTCACACAGCAGCAGAGTACAAGCCCAAGGAAAGCTTTAGCATGATTAGCAGGTGGCTTTCTTATTACTATGTTTAGCTGCTGTCTTAATACTATTCAGATGTTGACTTTTTCACTAGCATGATGGATTGCCCCCTTGTCAGTCTTTGAAGGACAACTTTTCAATTTAATAAGTCCAACTCACTGGATGAATAAAACCACCTCAACTAATGTATATCATGATCAATTATGAACTACTCTCACAAGGTTTCCAAGCCTGGCACTACTACATgcttttttttaatatcatGATCAAACTAGTCATTATGTTTCATTTTAGTCTTTAtaactattaatataaaatttcatTATCAATTCCAAACAAATAGTAGTCAGATAAAATGTCTAGACctcaaattttataataattttatattttaaaattggtGAAAATAACACGTAAGTTTTTTCTTTAAAATGTAacatcaatttaaattaaagtCCTAAAAGTGATTACTGATGACTAAATGACTAATACAtataatgaaattttttaattaaaattaggtTGATATTGGATATTCAgtaaaaacatttaaaatgtCTTTAAATAAACATGTTTGATCTCGTTCATTAAATAATATAGATTAAAAGtattcttttaataaaaaatattgctTTATATTCttgaaattattaatttgattatgatactaattttttaatttgtttaaattttaaatttttaacaaaaattttattaaaagattgttttattttacttttatttttcataaatgttatgaaattatttttctgctttcattttattatcatttttatattttttattttacgaatttaataatttttttgaattaaatttttatttataatttttataattttttaacaattttttctttttttctgaATTTTGAAGATTTGTATTTTAATCAACTAATTTTTATGGctaattattctatttttagtctaataattctttttttattttttaataattgtaaaattaaaatttttaaaatattttatattaatttaaaaaattcaatatcatttaaattaaatatcaattaaaatcattaatataattatttcttCTATTAAATCTTCAATTGaatttatacttttattattaatttatattgttaaaatacttttttagctgtaatcaaataaataagaaaaaaaatatttttgcaaCCTTTGCATGAGCAGTATTGCTCTAACTTTATGTTACAAAATTGTATTAAgatcaaataataattaaattattatggTTAAAACTCTCCAATTtaagaaactaaaaaaaaaaacagagataAAGAAAGTTAGAGGGAAGTGGAAAGAGGTGTAAGGGTAAGGGTGAGGGAAGCGTTCTGTGTATGCGAAGAGCGAACACATAGATGCCAAAATCTAAAAGGCATAGAATACGATTAATACAAGGCAAGAGTTGAATAATGATTAAGCGCGGGAGGGAATCGAAGTGATGAATATTCGGGGTCAGGGTCAGGGTCCGCCTCCGGTTCCGGCAGCGGCGGCAGGGATGATGGATGGGATTGGGGTTCCTGTTGCTCCGAATCCGATAAACAGGAAGAAGGGGACCGGGGTTAGGGCGTGGCTGCTTCTCGATTCCAGTGGCCAGAAGCAGGTTGTGGAGGCCGGCAAGCACGCCATCATGCGGCGCACCGGTCTCCCCGCCCGTGACCTTCGTATCCTCGACCCTCTCCTGTCCTACCCCTCGACTGTGCTGGGCCGTGAGAGGGCCATCGTGATCAACCTCGAGCACATCAAGGCCATCATCACCGCCCACGAGGTCCTCCTCCTCAACTCCCGCGACCCCTCCGTGACCCCTTTCGTGGAGGAGCTCCACTCGAGGATCCTCCGGCACCACCAAGCCCAGGGAGCTGCTGTGGCCGCTGCGGCTTCGGATGATTCCAAGCCGAGCAAAATGTATGACTCGGAAGAAGGGCAATCAAGAGAGGGACAGGATGAAGATGAAGATCCCGATCCCGTTGGGGAGCAAGTGAAAGCCCAATCGAAGCAGAATGGTATCCAGAACGGCGATGGCATGAAGATCCTGCCGTTCGAGTTTGTGGCACTGGAGGCCTGCCTGGAGGCTGCGTGCAGTGTGTTAGAGAACGAGGCAAAAACCTTGGAACAAGAGGCCCACCCTGCCTTGGACAAGCTCACTTCCAAGATCAGTACTCTCAATTTGGAACGTGTTCGTCAAATTAAGAGTCGCCTTGTTGCCATCACTGGTCGTGTTCAGAAGGTAAGGGATGAGTTAGAACACTTGCTCGGTGACGACGACGATATGGCTGAGATGTATCTCACCGACAAGTTACAACAGCTCCGCAGTTCTTCTGCCTCGTCTATAAATGATGATGCTGTAGACAATGACCACCATAATCAGCTTGATGTCGATGACAGGCACGTGTACATGTAAATCTTTTCTGTTGCCTTGATTCTTATTAGTGAGTATTGCTTTACTGATTCTAATCCTCCATTTAGCAGCATTCCTCCTGAAATATCACTGGAAGAGGGTGGAGCTGCTGCAAGCGATGACGATAATCAACATGATGATGACAGGTTATTAGTGGGAGTTAGCAGGGATAGCCGTGCTAGCACTACCTACAGTACCACAACTAAGCATCTTGACGTGGAGGAGCTTGAGATGCTCCTAGAAGCATATTTTGTGCAAATCGATGGCACACTCAACAAGCTCTCTACGGTATGCCTTTTCATTTCTTTGTCATGCCCTTTTCCCTTGCCTATAACTACCATTTGCAGTTTTAATCTTCTTGTGTTTTATAACTATAACCAACAACATAACCAACTAATTCCCGTTTCTAAGAATTATTGTGAGGCTCTTCTGGTTTCTAATTGAGGATTTGGCTTGTTATTGCTTGCAAAAGATCTAAACATGTTAGAGATTCAAAATCTTAGTGACAACCTCTCCTTCTTTTGGGTAATAGAGGCAAATATTGTGCCTCGGTAGTTTTAGGCTATGGTCTTTTCAAAGAAAATGtttaaaatgaattttaactaaCATCTCTGGTCTGGTGAGCTTCTTGT
The genomic region above belongs to Arachis stenosperma cultivar V10309 chromosome 5, arast.V10309.gnm1.PFL2, whole genome shotgun sequence and contains:
- the LOC130980583 gene encoding serine carboxypeptidase-like 18, whose translation is MELAKATIAACQFHQHHHYQNSKCIKIFWGLTILLLLTLSNQSAASDANIVKSLPGFPGELPFLLETGYIGVGEVDEVELFYYFIESEGEPEDDPLVLWLTGGPGCSALYGLMYETGPLSFDYGRSSGGNKPVLTLNDYSWTKVANIIFLDAPVGTGFSYAKTSSGYSTSDTKSAADIYMFLRKWLVAHPRFRANPLYIAGDSYSGITVPVLVKEISDGNKAGTLPPISLRGYILGNPLTDIGYDINSRVKFSHRVGLLSDELYLALELSCKGEYVRPNKSEGACISNLEIMDLCLKDIFTPMILERKCSPFSSAKPNNILKWGSTTTPSSDTLLLELRRSRLTLVANFDVHDYDYLLVNIWANDGEVQEALHVRNGTIKTWEMCSKNLAYVHDITSSVEYHLNFTSEDLRAIIYSGDHDLIVPYVGTEEWIQSLNLTVSSDDVWRPWFQDGQVAGYTEIYTKNKYVMTFATVKGGGHTAAEYKPKESFSMISRWLSYYYV
- the LOC130982248 gene encoding magnesium transporter MRS2-3-like, giving the protein MNIRGQGQGPPPVPAAAAGMMDGIGVPVAPNPINRKKGTGVRAWLLLDSSGQKQVVEAGKHAIMRRTGLPARDLRILDPLLSYPSTVLGRERAIVINLEHIKAIITAHEVLLLNSRDPSVTPFVEELHSRILRHHQAQGAAVAAAASDDSKPSKMYDSEEGQSREGQDEDEDPDPVGEQVKAQSKQNGIQNGDGMKILPFEFVALEACLEAACSVLENEAKTLEQEAHPALDKLTSKISTLNLERVRQIKSRLVAITGRVQKVRDELEHLLGDDDDMAEMYLTDKLQQLRSSSASSINDDAVDNDHHNQLDVDDSIPPEISLEEGGAAASDDDNQHDDDRLLVGVSRDSRASTTYSTTTKHLDVEELEMLLEAYFVQIDGTLNKLSTLREYVDDTEDYINIMLDDKQNHLLQMGVMLTTATLVVSAFVVVAGIFGMNIHIELFDSNVAGNREFFWTVGGSTAGTIFLYVVAVSWCKYKRLLE